A window of Acidimicrobiia bacterium genomic DNA:
GTCGTCATCGGGTAGCCGCCGGCCGCGGGGCGCCGCGACCAGCGGTGGCGCGGCGCCGGCCTCAGGAGGCGGCTTCGGCGAGCGACTCCGAGAGCGTCGGGTGGACGAGCAGCGAGTCGACGATGTCGGTGACCTTCAGCCCGTTCGTCACCGCCAGGGCCAGGATCCCGATCAGCTCGGCGGCGTTCCGTCCGACGATCGAGCCGCCCAGCACGACGCCCCGCGCCGGGTCGGAGATGATCTTCACGAACCCCCGCGGGTCGCCCTTGATCAGCGCCTTGGCGTTGGCGGTGAACGGCACCTTCGTGACCCGGATCTTGCGACCCGACGCGAACGCCTCGGCCTCGGCCAGACCCACGTCGGCGATCTCCGGCTCGGTGAAGATCGCCGAGGCGGCCTTGTCGTAGTCGAGGTGCCGGTGCGGGAAGTTGTGCATCCCCATCGCGTGCTCGGCGATCTTGCGTCCTTGCATCGCCGCGACCGACGACAGCGGCAGCTTCCCCGACACGTCCCCCGCGGCGTAGATGTGCGGGACGTTCGACAGGCAGTTGTGGTTGACCCGGATGTAGCCGGCGTCGTCGACGTCGATCCCGGCGGCGTCGAGCTCCAGGCCCTCGCTGTTGGGGAGCGACCCGACCGCCAGCACCGCGTGCGACCCCTCAACGACCCGCCCGTCCTCGCACACGACGCGCACCGCGTCGCCCTCGCGGGTGATCTCCGTCGCCCGCGCGCCCTTCAGGAGCCGCACCCCCCGAGCGAGGAAGGCCTCCTCGAGGACGGAGGCCACCTCGGCGTCCTTGATCGGGAGCACCTGCTGGCGCGAGACGAGCAGCGTCACGGCCGAGCCGAGCGACGCGAACATGTGGGTGAACTCGACCCCGGTGACGCCCGACCCGATGATGACCGCGTGCGCCGGGATCTCCGGGGGCGGGTAGGCCTGCCGGGTGGTGAGCACCCGCTCGCCGTCGACCGGCGCGAAGTCGGGCACGCGGGGCCGGGAGCCGGTGGCGACGACCACGATGTCGGCCTCGAGCTCCTCGAGGCCGCCGTCGGTCTCGGCGACGACGGTGTGCGGGTCCTTGAAGCGGGCGCTGCCGGTGACGAGGCGCACCCCCTGCGAGGTGAGCAGGGTGCACAGCTGGTCG
This region includes:
- a CDS encoding FAD-dependent oxidoreductase, translating into MPATRLVIIGAGPAGNTCATVAASLGAEVTLVERDVIGGAAHLWDCIPSKTLIATGAELAELTRAAAMGLHAHGSLDIDGLRRRVQDIETHLHDQLCTLLTSQGVRLVTGSARFKDPHTVVAETDGGLEELEADIVVVATGSRPRVPDFAPVDGERVLTTRQAYPPPEIPAHAVIIGSGVTGVEFTHMFASLGSAVTLLVSRQQVLPIKDAEVASVLEEAFLARGVRLLKGARATEITREGDAVRVVCEDGRVVEGSHAVLAVGSLPNSEGLELDAAGIDVDDAGYIRVNHNCLSNVPHIYAAGDVSGKLPLSSVAAMQGRKIAEHAMGMHNFPHRHLDYDKAASAIFTEPEIADVGLAEAEAFASGRKIRVTKVPFTANAKALIKGDPRGFVKIISDPARGVVLGGSIVGRNAAELIGILALAVTNGLKVTDIVDSLLVHPTLSESLAEAAS